Within the Photobacterium swingsii genome, the region TTCGTTATTTCTATCATGGTGACCTTGATCGACCGTGGACAAATACTTGATTTCACACCTGGTCCCGGTGCTGTATCGTTCGGGATTGTGGTTGTGCTTACTATGTTTGCAGCAGAAAGTTTAGATTCGCGCTTAATATGGGATAACTATGAACAACGGAAATAACAATCAACCAGAACCTGTGGATATTCGCCGCGATCGGTCTATATCCCCACTTTGGTTACTTCCTATTTTAGCTTTTGCTCTCGCAGGATGGCTGGTATTTAAAGCCGTTAATGATGCAGGCCAACGTATTCAAATTCATTTTAACGATGCTGCGGGTCTCATTGCAGGCCGCACAACTATCCGTTATCAAGGACTTGAAGTGGGTATCGTGCGTGATGTAACGCTCTCAGATGATCTTGAAAGCATCTATGTAGAAGCTGACATTTACCCTGAAGCTGTGCAAACACTAAACACAGGCACGCGTTTTTGGTTAGTTAAACCCAAAGCCTCTATCACAGGCATTTCAGGGCTAGATGCCTTGGTGTCGGGTAACTATATCGCGCTACAACCAGGTGAAGGTGAAGCAACACAAAGCTTTACTGCACTGGATAGCCAACCCTCAGACACCCCTATTGGTGCAGGTTTATCTATCCAACTACGAGCACCTGATTTAGGCTCAATCAGCATAGGTTCGCAGGTTTTCTATAAAAAGATCCCTGTCGGTGAAGTGTATAACTACACCCTAAGCAACAATAATAAGCGCGTATTAATTGATGTGTTGATCCAACCACAGTATGCCGATCTGGTGACCAATAAAAGCCGTTTTTGGAACGTCAGCGGCATGAGCGCCAATATCAACTTTAATGGCGTTGATGTGCAATTCGAAAGCCTTTCAGCCATGATTGCAGGGGCTATCGCGTTTGACTCGCCAGATGAAGGCCGAGCCATTGAAGATAACCACCTTTTCCGTTTATACCCAGACCTCAACACTGCAGGTCGTGGTATCGCCATCAAAGTAGAACTGCCTGAAAACAGTAATATCAACGCAAGTGGCGCCCCCATTGTTTATCGCGGCCTGCAAATTGGTCAGATTTCAGATGTGAAGTTAGATGAAGCGCGCAGTAAAGTCATTGCACACGCGGCCATCGAACCTAGCATGAGCGATCTGCTAAATAGTGGTTCGAGCATTTTGCTTGAAGAAGCTGAAGTCTCGCTCACTGGCGTTAAAAACATTGGTAATTTAATCCGTGGCAACTTCCTCACCCTTATCCCTGGTGAAGGCGAGCCGAGTCGTTTATTTACCGCTATTACCAAAGACGAACTGCAAGAAAAGCAACATGGCGTGGCCACGTTCGACTTATACGCCGACAGTAGTCATGGCATCAAGCGTGGTACAAAGATTCTGCACCGAGGCATTGCTGTGGGTCGCGTGACCCATGTAAGACTAGATAAAAACAAAGTCCGTTTTAGCGTCATTATTAACGCTGAATACACCTCACTCATTGGCTCTGCGAGTCGCTTCTATATCGATGGTGGCATTAAAGCAAACCTAAGCAGCAAAGGGCTCGATGTTAGCTTACCGCCAGCAGAACAACTTATCAGCAACGGTATTAGTTTCACCAGTGGTGGTAGCAAGAAAATAGCCAAGAGCTACCCTCTTTACCAAAGTGAGCGCTTAGCCACTCTAGCAGCAGAAACAGCAAAGGGGTTTGCTCGATTTACATTAGTCGCTGATGAGTTGCCACCTGTGTCTGAAGGTAGTCCCGTGCTCTACCGCAACATGCAAGTAGGTGAAGTTACAAGCTACGCACTAACGGCATCAGGTGTTACCTTGTCGCTAAATATTGAAAACAAATACCGCCATTTAGTGACGCAAAAAACGGTTTTCTGGAATCGTTCTGGTGTCGAAGTGGAAGCAGGATTAAGCGGTGTTAAAATCACGGCCTCCCCTGTGGCGACGTTAATTAAAGGCGGTGTTGCTTTTGATGATATTGACGGTGTGAGCAACAAGCAAAATGGCCGTTTCAAGCTTTATTCAAGTTTGAAAGATGCACGTAATTTTGGTCAAGAAATCCAATTAACTGCCAGTGACGCACGAGCGCTTGCTGTCGGGACTGAAATTCGTTATCAGGGTATCGCGATTGGTAAGATCACAGCCATTACTCCGAACTTTGACAAAGGCAACGTGAACATCAGCGCTCGTCTCTTCCCTCAGTTTGCCGATGTTATTGCTCGTGCTGGTAGCTATTTCTGGATCGTAAAACCTAAGCTCAGCCTAACTGAAACCAAGAACCTTGATAGCCTATTAAGCTCTTATATTTCAGTGACACCTGGCAAGGGGATTAAGCAGCAGACGTTTAAACTGGGCAGCGCTGAATTATTAGATTCAGGACTAACTGTTGTACTTGAAAGCGAAAAGCGTAATTCCATCAGTGAAGGCACACCGCTGCTTTATCGCGATATTCAAGTTGGCCAAGTGGTAAAAGTGAGCCTAGGTGACTTAGCCGATCGTGTCATGATTGAAGCACAGATAGAGCAAGAATATCGCCACTTAGTCCGTAAAGACAGCGTGTTCTGGAATGTATCAGGGGTTGACGTATCCATTGGCATCACGGGTGCAACGATCAATAGCGGCACAGTTGATAGTTTGATTCGTGGCGGTATTGCTTTCGCAACGCCAGAAGCTCACCCGCTGGCACCAATTGCTAAAGCTGACTCACACTTCCTACTACACAAACAAGCGAAATCTGAATGGAAAGATTGGCGTACCGCTATCCCTCGCGATTAAGCGCTTGTTAATAACGCATAACCATAAGAAGGAGCATTTCGATGCTCCTTTTTCATACCTTTGGCGTTTTTACACCAAACAGCCTGTTGCTGTAGATCGCTTAACTTCGTGATTTGATATACACTCTCGCCCATCAATGCCTGTTATCGAGATACTCCCTTGCATTCTAAAATCTATATCCCTGAAGACTTCATCGAACTTATTCGTCAAACCATGCCAGAAAACCTCAATATGGATGATTTTCTTGCCTGCTGTAAGACCCCACTTCGACGTAGTATTCGTGTTAATACCTTAAAAATCAGTGTGGAAGACTTCTTAGCCCGTGTTGCGGACAAAGATTGGACATTAACCCCTGTTCCTTGGTGCGACACGGGATTTTGGATTGAGCGAGAAGATGAAGACACGGTTTCGCTAGGCAATACTGCGGAACACTTAGCGGGGCTTTTTTACATTCAAGAAGCCAGCTCTATGATGCCAGTGACAGCATTATTAAAAGATAACGAACAGTTGGATTGCGTGTTAGATATGGCATCTGCACCGGGTTCAAAAACGACTCAAATTGCTTGTGCAATGCAAAACAAAGGTGCATTAGTCGCCAATGAGTTAGCTGCAAGCCGTATCAAAGTGCTGCACTCAAACCTTCAACGTTGCGGTGTGTATAACGCCTCGTTGACCCACTTTGATGGCTGCGTTTTTGGTGGCTGGGCACCAGAAGCGTTTGATTCTATTTTGCTCGATGCGCCTTGTTCTGGTGAAGGTGCAATTCGTAAAGACGAAGATGCAATGGCAAACTGGTCATTGGCCTCGATTGAAGACATCGCTGAAGTGCAACGCAATCTAATTGTCAGTGCTTTCCAAGCCCTTAAACCGGGCGGTGTCATGGTGTACTCCACTTGTACTCTGAACCAAACTGAGAACCAGCAAGTATGCTACTTCTTAAAAGAGACCTTTGGTGATGCCGTTGAGTTTGAACCCCTGAATGAGCTTTTTGAAGGTGCTGCTCAGTCAATTACAGAAGAAGGCTTCTTACATGTTTACCCACAAATCTTTGATAGCGAAGGCTTCTTTGTGGCACGCATCCGAAAATTGGCATCAGTAGAGTCACCCGTTGTCAAAAAGCGCATGGGAAAATTCCCCTTCTCTATCCTTACTGAAAAAGACAAGCAAGATGTAAGCACTAGCCTCAAAGCAACACTGGACATTACCCTGCCGCACGAAAGTGATGTTTGGGTGCGTGATAAAGAATTGTGGTTGTTCCCTAAAAACCTAAAACCCTTACTGACTGAAATTCGTTTCCAGCGCATGGGGATTAAGTTGGCAGAACAACATAAGAAAGGCTACCGCTGGCAACATGAAGCGATTATGGCGCTAGCATCAGGCCAAGAAAGTGTGTCAGTCGATCTATCAGCTGAGCAAGCTAAAGAATGGTTTATGGGGCGTGATATTCGCCCAGAAGACCTTTCTGGCAAAGGCGAAGTCATTGTGAACTATCGAGATTACCCAATCGGCATCGGCAAATGGGTCGGCAACCGTATTAAAAACGGGTTGCCACGAGAAATGGTTCGAGATACCAATTTATTCGATATCTAATCGACTGTATTTAGGTTGATTCCAATTCTCATTGCTAAAACTGGTAAATTGTACTGCGTGAACTAACATTGATAGTGTAATTGATCTCCATTTACTAACCAGTTAGCGCAAGGCTCTCACGAGAGCCATTCCCCTAAGCCCGAGACAGGAGTCGTTTCGGGCTATTTTTTGTCTATTTTCCACCACCTAGCCGCAACAACACCAAAACTTACCGTCATATTTCGTCGTTCATTCGATTTTTTCGAACAAGTTGACCAAGCTTTTACGCTGTTTCTCTCTCAGCAAAAAAACTATATTAATGCCAACGCAAAAAAGCATTTAATGTAGGAAAAAATAATGGCTAATGTTCTCGTTCTTAAATCAAGCATCCTTGGTGGCTATTCACAGTCAAACGCATTAATCGACCATTTATTAACGAACTGGGAAGGTCAAACACAATCAATTATTGAACGTGATTTAGCCGCTAACCCAGTGCCAATGTTGGATGCAGATGTCGCGAATGCACTTCGAGGCGGTGATAGCCTTAGCGAAAAACAACAAGCTGCACTGGCGATGTCAGATCAGTTAATTGAAGAGCTACAAATCAGTGACACTATCATTATTGCAGCACCAATGTATAACTTCACGATTCCCACTCAGCTTAAAAACTGGTTCGATTTAGTTGCACGTGCGGGCGTCACCTTCTCTTACACAGAGCAAGGTCCTGTTGGATTGTTGAAAGACAAAAAAGTGATTGTAGTAACAACTCGCGGTGGCATTCACAAAGGCGCAGCATCAGACACACTTGTCCCATACCTAACAAATATTCTAGGCTTTGTTGGTTTAGACAATGTTGAGTTTGTTTATGGGGAAGCGCTTGCGATGGGTGAGGAATTAGCATCGCAGTCCATCACTGACGCGAAAAGCACACTATCTCAGCTCACAGCTTAGCTTTCGATTCAGTTCGGCAGTACAAGCGAATAACGAGAAACAAAAAACGAGGCCTTAAGCCTCGTTTTTTCACGTTACGCATCAGATATTGATTTTTACCTGATACGTTAACACAGCGTGTTATTTATTCTTTTTATCCATCATCGCTTTTAAATCTGCGAAGGGATTAAACGTTGCTGCTTCGTGGTCGTTCTCACCTGCTTTCACTACACTGCCCGACTGCTGCTCGTGTTCGGTGTATTTTTCATGCTCATGGTCATGACAGAACAGGCACAGCAGTTCCCAGTTGCTACCATCAGCTGGGTTATTGGTGTGGTCATGGTCAACATGGTGAACAGTCAATTCACGAAGATTTGAATAAACAAACTCGCGTGAGCAGCGGCCACATACCCAAGGGTATAGCTTTAGTGCTTTCTCGCGGTAGCCCTGCTCTTGGCGTGCATAGGCAGCACTAGTGCCGTAATAATCTGATGACATAAGTAAACCTGATAATATGTAAATCTAACACAGGGAATTTACCGCAATTCACCACACAATTAATAGCGTTATAAAAATAAATTGTGGTGTTAGGCGTATTCTACTGATTACGCACTGACACCTTCGCCACTAACTCGCCTTCTTTGTGACACCGTCACTTCGCTTTAACGCGTCATTCATAAACTGAGATATCAACTTAATCGCCTCTTTTGCTTCACTTAGCTGATAAAACAATGGATAAACATGCGGCACGCCCTTCATGACGTTAAGCGTAACATCCCCGCCCGCCTCTCCCATTTTTTCTGCTAATCGAATCGCATCATCCATCAACAGTTCTTCCGTACCAGCTGTCACAAAGCAAGGAGGAAGACCGTGTAAATCAGCATAAAATGGCGAGATATCAGGATCACAAGGATTGTTATTACCTAAATAGTTATTGCGCATTAACAGCAAGCTACTTAAGTCAAAAAATGGGTCGTCTTTACTTTTAACAAAAGCGGATTCACCGGTTACAGCCATATCAGTGACTGGCGATAGCAGCACTATACCCGCTGGCAAGCGAATATTCATATCACGCAGGCGTAGTAACGTCGCAAGCGCCAGATTTCCACCAGCAGAGTCCCCGGCGAATAAAATGTTTTGCGGTAGGTAACCTTTCACCAATAATGCCTGATAAACGGCGTAGCACTCATCCAGAGCTGCAGGATAAGGCCTTTCAGGTGCTAGACTGTAATTTATCATCAAACCACGTGATTTGGTTTGCTGCGCTAATCGCCCGACAAACGCATTATGAATATTGGGGCTATAAAAACAAAAACCGCCACCGTGAAAATATAAAATGATCTTGTTACCACTGCTTTTGGGCATATCGATCCAATCACAGGCAACATTTGCAAATTTTGTCGGTGTAACGTCTAAGCCCTTCGGGGTTGAGATTAACGCTCCAAAATTATCAATATTTAAAATCAGCTCGCGCATTTCCAGTGTTGAGTTACAACGAGCTAGGCGCTGTCGCATTACACGATAAAGTAATTTATTGAATGCACGATTACGCCAACTATCCATAACCACCACCTTTAGTTCATTATCAGTTGACTCCAAAAACAGAAACAACCTTGATATAAACGTAGAAGCTCACAGCTTAGTTGGTCAATGACATCTACGAGACTTATGACAAAAACAAAACAATTTTATGTCACAAATACGTTACATGACCCGCTTTTAAATTTGTATACCGTGGCACTTTTATGTTTGTGATACATGCAAAAAAGGGGCACATGCATGGCTCACGTGCCCCCGAACCCTAACGTCGCTGTAACGCTAGGAAAAGACTACAACGTCTAGGCTGGCATTATCCGCCGTAGTCTTAACTGACAATTATTGAACTTCTGCCAGTTTTTCGACAGCTTCAGTTAGCTTGTCGATTTTATCATCCATACGCTCAAGCTTTTCACGGTCAACGCCGCTTAGACGGTAGAATAAATCATTCATGCCCGCTTCCACTTCGTCAGTCGCTTTTTCTGCATTTTTGCCAATGCACTCTTTCGCTTCAATCTCAACTTCTTTACCGCGCTCTACAAGCTCGTCAAAGGCCGTTGTTGTTTTTTCATTGATTTGTTGTGCTTCTTCAAGGGTGCGGCTGTATAAACCTAGGCCCGCAAGCCAAATGTTACGTGCTACACCTTCACCACTTTCTACGACATTTTTCGCCGCTTTCACTACTGTTTTATCGATCATTTTGCTATCCCCCTGCGTTAAACGCTGGTTCTATGATTAATCAATACCAAAGCAAGCTGCCACTGCTTTAGAGTTGTAAGTTATACTGGTTTTGCTGCTTCTTTCTGAGCGTCAACAGGCTTGGCTGCTGGCTTCTCAGGTGTAGCTTGAACCACTGGACGTGCCGCAACAACTGGCTTCACATCTACTACAGGTTTCTCAACCACTTTAGGTTCTACCGGCTTTGCTTCTGCTGCTTTAGCTGGCTTACGGCGTGCAACGCTAGGTTTACGCGTAGCTGCTTTAGCTGCGGGCTTTTTTGCTTCCACCTTTTTGGCAGGCGATTTTTTCGCTGCTTCTTGCTGACGAGCCAACAGTTTTTCTATGGTGTCAGTCAGCTGATCAATCTTGTCATCAACTTGATCTAGGCGTTCGTTATCTAAACCTACTAGCTTTTGAACAACCTGATGTACACGTTCTTCAATGGCTACGGTTGTTTGGCTGCGTGCCGTATGTACGCGCTCTTTCGTTGTTGACTCAACTTCACGACCGCGTTCAATTAGTTCATCAAAAAGGCTTTTGCCTTTGCTAGAAATTTGATTAACTTCATCAGCACTTTTTGCATAAGCGCCTAACCCTGCTAACCAAATGTTGTAGACCATGGCGTCACGCATTGGGCTATTCGCCGTCTTGCTTGATTCGTCCGATGCTCGTTTAAAGATGCCCATGAGTGTGCTCTCCTTACATGAATTACAACTGTTGTCAGCCAGTTGTTATCCCTGACTGCTTGATATCAGAATACGAATTTCAATTAGAGTGTTCTTACTAAAGAGGAAATTAATTGTGGGCAAGATCAAATATTTTAAAAACAGTGATTTCTGGCATGCTTTAGACAGAAATACATACCTGCAGATAAATAGAGGGCATTATGAATACGACATGCTCAGAAAACCAAGCATGTCGCTAATAAACAATAACTTAAGGGGAGAAATTAGGTCAGGAGTTGATCTAAACGTTGAACAATATTTTGCTCTATAGAGGAGGAAAATAAACTTGCAGCAAAGCCTAACCGCAGCTCTATCGTTATTTTCCCATCTTCTGCCAACATAAAGCCGCGGGCGGATGAGTGGCGAATTTCTAATTTCTCATTATTCCACCCCCAACGAATCCCATATTCCTGCGCTAACTCTTCTGCGATACTCTCAGATAGTGCAGCAATATGATCAAACTGGTGGTCATGTTTTCGTTCAATAAAAATTGTCACAGTTGCTTCCATTCAGTCGTGTAACTACAAATAGCCAAACTAATAAAGTACTGACCCAAACAGTATATTCCCTAGATAGACTATATACTCTACAAATTAGTTTAGCTTTTTTCTGTGTTACAGGTCGGATCTCTTTAAATTTCTACGACTGAATGCCCCTTTAGCAATAGAGCTAAGCCACATTGCACCACCAGCAGCAATGACCGCACCTTTCATTGCTCTACGATAAGGGCTTTTTTCTGAGGGTGATAAAAAACTTCCAGCTAATATCCCAACACCAGCAATTTTTATAAAACGGTTCTTTTCCCCAATCACTAAATAGCTTCCAAATGCTACCAACATTAAACGCTGAAATTGCGTGCACTCAACGGGTAGTCCATGAGCCTGTCGAACAAACTGCTCACAATTTTGACTAAAGATATTATAGGGCGTGCCAACAAACTTTTTTGCATATAAAAATGCTTGTTCTGGGTTATCACTTGTGATTGAACTCACAATAACTTCACGCCCCTCAGCGAACTCATCAATTGTATCGAATTGAACTTGGCGACGTTTTTTAGAGTTATGTATTACGCCACCACCTCCATCTGACATTCCATAATGCCAATACGATGTACAGCGGATTTTTAAAACAGTGCCGATTGGATAAGCTCTAGATTCCATGATTTGCCTTTAAACTCACTATCACGTAAAAAGTTTAGCTGGAAATTTTTACTTATACAGTCGCTCCCTATTGAGTCCATAAGTTGTCTCAATTTTGGGAATTTAATTAATCATAAGTTTATTAGTTAGCAGCATAAAAATTTCTTGTTAATACTTTAAGGGCAAACAAAAAAGTGCATTTACTTTGTATGAGTTTATTGGCGGTATATGATGTTAATTAAACAAATGCAGCAAGCTTCTATCACTTTATTATTGGCAATTTTAACGCTTAGTGGCTGTCAAACTGTCCCTACAGAAGCTGAGCAAGCCGCATTACAAGCAGAGCAAGAACGCATAGCATTAAATCTTGCCATCCAGCCCGATGACTATGCAAAACGTTGTGAGATATCGCATCATGAATTCGATGGCAGTTATATCGCAACAGGCAGTGTTCCGCATTACCTTTACAGTTCACCACTCCACCACAGTGCGAGTTCAGTCATTCAAAAAGAAGCCGCTCGCCTACAATATGATATGTGGGACAAACTGGCGGCTAATATGGATATGCCTATCCCTAACAATCGTCGCATTCGTTACTACCGAAAATGGTTTATTGATAAGCCCGAGCACATAGATACTGTCACACAACGTGCTCAACCCTTCTTATTTTATATTTATGAGCAAGTTGAAGCCCGTGACTTACCGATAGAAATCGTGTTACTCCCTTTTATTGAGAGCTCATTTGATCAATATGCTTATTCAAGTCAAGGAGCATCTGGGCTTTGGCAAATCACACGCGCAACAGGTAAAACCTTTGGCCTAAAATATTGGCAAGGGTATGACGGAAGAAGAGATATAGTAGCGTCAACAGATGCCGCTCTCGATCTGTTAGAGTACCTACACAAAAAGTTTAAGGGTAATTGGCTGCATGCTATTGCTGCCTATAATACCGGCGAAGGACGAGTTAGAAATGCTATCAGGAAAAATAAAGCGGCAGGTAAACCTACTGATTTTTGGTCATTGCAGTTACCGAAAGAAACCCGTCTATATGTACCTAAATTATTGGCAATGTCGTCTATTGTTCAGCACAAAAACCATTACGGCTTACCGTTAAACTCAATCGCAGCACAACCCGTTGTCACTGAAGTTGTCGTTAATCGTCGCGTTAAGTTAAAAACAATTGCCAAAGATGCCAAGATGAACAGCCGCGACTTATTCGCGCTAAACCCTGGTTACACTGGTGGTTACACAGTAAAAGGCAGAGACAACAAACTATTATTACCACGCAATACCTTGCCATCATTTTATAGCAGTAATAGCCAGCGCTACACTAAACATCACTTTCAAATCCATCGGATAAAAGCGGGTGATAGCTTAAATGAAATCGCACAAATCAATAATACAACGGTATCTTCACTTAGACAGCTCAATGATCTTACTGGCTCTTTTATTACCGCTGGTCAACAAATCATCGTTCCACCGAAATAACACGCTGCTTTAGCGGTTATCAATAAATCTCATAGCAGCTAAAGGCGACTATGAGATTGTTAATTTATAGCGTTACTGGTTACTATTTGCTGTTATTTTAGAATAAGCAATTTTATCAAAGTAAGCGCTAATTTCCGTTAGCGATATTTTATCATCACTATACGCTTGCGCTGTTTCTTCTATTTGATGTAATAACTGAACATCAACTTCATTATGAGATAATGACAAACCTATCATAATCCCTGCCATTAAACAGGCTGGAGCCATTAGGCTACGTACGCCAACCAAAGTACAAAGACCAAATGCTGAGAACATGGTAGCTAAGTAAACACTCCAACTACTTTCTATAAAGAAAGCCACATATAGTGCCAAGCATTGTAGTAATGCCCCGAATATAAGAAAAAGTAACTTCATTTATTTATGCCCTTCCCTGTGGCTAATAAAATAAGTATAGCCACAAAAAATTACAGCTTTACCAAAAAAATTCATTAAAAAATGTTCTAATTATCAATTAGGTGTCTATGATTAAAGTAGAACTACAAACAATAACGGAGAAACCCTATGCACCATGACGAACTGATAGACCCTACCGATCTTGGCATTATTGAAAAAGTTGCCTTTGTCGCTTCTGCTTTCCTTATCGCAGGATTATTTATTATGTAACCTTTGTTGCATGCATTTCTCGTATCAGAACAAACTGCTGCCAAAAATGACAACGACAAAAAAACAGCACTCTCAATCAATACCCATAAAAAAAGCATGGCTTAAACCATGCTTTTTTATTAAGTGCGCGATCTCGACCTATCTCAAGCTACTATGCGATTAAGCCTGCGACTCAATCAAGTTTTCATCCATTGCATCAGGGCCATTTAGAGCTTTCATCGGTAAATACACGGAGAATGTTGTGCCCACCCCCAACTTAGATTCAACCGTTATCTCACCACCACTTTGGCTAACAATGCCTTGGCTGACCGATAGGCCCAGCCCAGTACCGCTACGGCGAGTGGTATAAAATGGGTCAAAGATGCGATCTAAATTCTCTTCTGCTATGCCACAGCCATGATCCGTAATATGAACCACAGCACCAATCGCTTGTTGGTCTTCGTCTAACCAGTCTTCTGTAGCAACACGTAACAACCCTTTATCATCCATCGCATGGACACCATTCATCTGCAAGTTAACCAATACTTGCAGTAATTGATGCCGATTCACTTCCACACTGCAGCGTGCATTTAAATCTTTCTCTATGAAAAGATCCT harbors:
- the rsmF gene encoding 16S rRNA (cytosine(1407)-C(5))-methyltransferase RsmF, translating into MHSKIYIPEDFIELIRQTMPENLNMDDFLACCKTPLRRSIRVNTLKISVEDFLARVADKDWTLTPVPWCDTGFWIEREDEDTVSLGNTAEHLAGLFYIQEASSMMPVTALLKDNEQLDCVLDMASAPGSKTTQIACAMQNKGALVANELAASRIKVLHSNLQRCGVYNASLTHFDGCVFGGWAPEAFDSILLDAPCSGEGAIRKDEDAMANWSLASIEDIAEVQRNLIVSAFQALKPGGVMVYSTCTLNQTENQQVCYFLKETFGDAVEFEPLNELFEGAAQSITEEGFLHVYPQIFDSEGFFVARIRKLASVESPVVKKRMGKFPFSILTEKDKQDVSTSLKATLDITLPHESDVWVRDKELWLFPKNLKPLLTEIRFQRMGIKLAEQHKKGYRWQHEAIMALASGQESVSVDLSAEQAKEWFMGRDIRPEDLSGKGEVIVNYRDYPIGIGKWVGNRIKNGLPREMVRDTNLFDI
- a CDS encoding YajD family HNH nuclease, whose protein sequence is MSSDYYGTSAAYARQEQGYREKALKLYPWVCGRCSREFVYSNLRELTVHHVDHDHTNNPADGSNWELLCLFCHDHEHEKYTEHEQQSGSVVKAGENDHEAATFNPFADLKAMMDKKNK
- a CDS encoding transglycosylase SLT domain-containing protein is translated as MMLIKQMQQASITLLLAILTLSGCQTVPTEAEQAALQAEQERIALNLAIQPDDYAKRCEISHHEFDGSYIATGSVPHYLYSSPLHHSASSVIQKEAARLQYDMWDKLAANMDMPIPNNRRIRYYRKWFIDKPEHIDTVTQRAQPFLFYIYEQVEARDLPIEIVLLPFIESSFDQYAYSSQGASGLWQITRATGKTFGLKYWQGYDGRRDIVASTDAALDLLEYLHKKFKGNWLHAIAAYNTGEGRVRNAIRKNKAAGKPTDFWSLQLPKETRLYVPKLLAMSSIVQHKNHYGLPLNSIAAQPVVTEVVVNRRVKLKTIAKDAKMNSRDLFALNPGYTGGYTVKGRDNKLLLPRNTLPSFYSSNSQRYTKHHFQIHRIKAGDSLNEIAQINNTTVSSLRQLNDLTGSFITAGQQIIVPPK
- a CDS encoding phasin-related domain-containing protein — encoded protein: MIDKTVVKAAKNVVESGEGVARNIWLAGLGLYSRTLEEAQQINEKTTTAFDELVERGKEVEIEAKECIGKNAEKATDEVEAGMNDLFYRLSGVDREKLERMDDKIDKLTEAVEKLAEVQ
- a CDS encoding lecithin retinol acyltransferase family protein, encoding MESRAYPIGTVLKIRCTSYWHYGMSDGGGGVIHNSKKRRQVQFDTIDEFAEGREVIVSSITSDNPEQAFLYAKKFVGTPYNIFSQNCEQFVRQAHGLPVECTQFQRLMLVAFGSYLVIGEKNRFIKIAGVGILAGSFLSPSEKSPYRRAMKGAVIAAGGAMWLSSIAKGAFSRRNLKRSDL
- a CDS encoding phasin-related domain-containing protein, whose amino-acid sequence is MGIFKRASDESSKTANSPMRDAMVYNIWLAGLGAYAKSADEVNQISSKGKSLFDELIERGREVESTTKERVHTARSQTTVAIEERVHQVVQKLVGLDNERLDQVDDKIDQLTDTIEKLLARQQEAAKKSPAKKVEAKKPAAKAATRKPSVARRKPAKAAEAKPVEPKVVEKPVVDVKPVVAARPVVQATPEKPAAKPVDAQKEAAKPV
- a CDS encoding alpha/beta hydrolase, whose product is MDSWRNRAFNKLLYRVMRQRLARCNSTLEMRELILNIDNFGALISTPKGLDVTPTKFANVACDWIDMPKSSGNKIILYFHGGGFCFYSPNIHNAFVGRLAQQTKSRGLMINYSLAPERPYPAALDECYAVYQALLVKGYLPQNILFAGDSAGGNLALATLLRLRDMNIRLPAGIVLLSPVTDMAVTGESAFVKSKDDPFFDLSSLLLMRNNYLGNNNPCDPDISPFYADLHGLPPCFVTAGTEELLMDDAIRLAEKMGEAGGDVTLNVMKGVPHVYPLFYQLSEAKEAIKLISQFMNDALKRSDGVTKKAS
- a CDS encoding PqiB family protein produces the protein MNNGNNNQPEPVDIRRDRSISPLWLLPILAFALAGWLVFKAVNDAGQRIQIHFNDAAGLIAGRTTIRYQGLEVGIVRDVTLSDDLESIYVEADIYPEAVQTLNTGTRFWLVKPKASITGISGLDALVSGNYIALQPGEGEATQSFTALDSQPSDTPIGAGLSIQLRAPDLGSISIGSQVFYKKIPVGEVYNYTLSNNNKRVLIDVLIQPQYADLVTNKSRFWNVSGMSANINFNGVDVQFESLSAMIAGAIAFDSPDEGRAIEDNHLFRLYPDLNTAGRGIAIKVELPENSNINASGAPIVYRGLQIGQISDVKLDEARSKVIAHAAIEPSMSDLLNSGSSILLEEAEVSLTGVKNIGNLIRGNFLTLIPGEGEPSRLFTAITKDELQEKQHGVATFDLYADSSHGIKRGTKILHRGIAVGRVTHVRLDKNKVRFSVIINAEYTSLIGSASRFYIDGGIKANLSSKGLDVSLPPAEQLISNGISFTSGGSKKIAKSYPLYQSERLATLAAETAKGFARFTLVADELPPVSEGSPVLYRNMQVGEVTSYALTASGVTLSLNIENKYRHLVTQKTVFWNRSGVEVEAGLSGVKITASPVATLIKGGVAFDDIDGVSNKQNGRFKLYSSLKDARNFGQEIQLTASDARALAVGTEIRYQGIAIGKITAITPNFDKGNVNISARLFPQFADVIARAGSYFWIVKPKLSLTETKNLDSLLSSYISVTPGKGIKQQTFKLGSAELLDSGLTVVLESEKRNSISEGTPLLYRDIQVGQVVKVSLGDLADRVMIEAQIEQEYRHLVRKDSVFWNVSGVDVSIGITGATINSGTVDSLIRGGIAFATPEAHPLAPIAKADSHFLLHKQAKSEWKDWRTAIPRD
- a CDS encoding polyhydroxyalkanoic acid system family protein, which translates into the protein MTIFIERKHDHQFDHIAALSESIAEELAQEYGIRWGWNNEKLEIRHSSARGFMLAEDGKITIELRLGFAASLFSSSIEQNIVQRLDQLLT
- a CDS encoding FMN-dependent NADH-azoreductase, yielding MANVLVLKSSILGGYSQSNALIDHLLTNWEGQTQSIIERDLAANPVPMLDADVANALRGGDSLSEKQQAALAMSDQLIEELQISDTIIIAAPMYNFTIPTQLKNWFDLVARAGVTFSYTEQGPVGLLKDKKVIVVTTRGGIHKGAASDTLVPYLTNILGFVGLDNVEFVYGEALAMGEELASQSITDAKSTLSQLTA